In Sinorhizobium arboris LMG 14919, a genomic segment contains:
- a CDS encoding winged helix-turn-helix domain-containing tetratricopeptide repeat protein gives MASQRFSFGPFLLDTGRDALFEYGVPVPLGSKPLALLRALAEARGQVVAKSALMEAAWPNTYVEESNLTVQIAALRKRLQVAPGDEEWIATFPRVGYRFAGPLVVEECETATNDRLPDFEPEVSNSRCERVAIRSPEPVSMHGEPAVARHTTARTATRWWQRRAIVGAILVLVLFAVAGATGWLRPWAPTFESRLPLPDKPSIAVLPFANLTRDRADGYFTDGIVDDLITDLSRVSGLFVIARNSAFAYRDKPIEIRDVAQELGVRYVLQGSIQRAGSRVRINVHLVDATTAGQLWAERYDASLGNIFALQDEITGAIVDALALRLTDAERNALHEAETSVPDAYDAFLRGWEHYRRTTPEDYAAAVPYFEHAIELDPSYGRAYAALALVYVQTANALWSYRLGIPVRESQARAQLYFLEAQKRPTALAHQVAAMLLQMDWKHAPALDEIQKAIALDPGEPWNYAVMSWILTSSGRSREAVAHIRTAMRLEPHSPPYFFFVLGLAQFSNGDYAEASTSLEKVIGLSPDAECLLLLAAAYAHLGRLEDAAAALSRFNDSRLRRGDVAITIASMPSFDYSTFADRERLKEGLALAGVPKSLESEEHAKNRLSAGAVRELLLGHRLHGRTLATGEEHAASITADGTATLSGDWGSVTNGKVEIDDAAVCYVWSGGVRFCGTVVHNPGGTRAAENELIWIDARGAFAFSQVE, from the coding sequence ATGGCGTCTCAGCGCTTCTCGTTCGGCCCCTTTCTGCTCGATACCGGGCGTGATGCTCTGTTCGAGTACGGCGTTCCCGTGCCCCTAGGAAGCAAACCGCTAGCCCTGCTCCGGGCGCTTGCCGAGGCGCGAGGGCAAGTGGTCGCCAAGTCCGCTTTGATGGAAGCGGCATGGCCGAATACCTACGTCGAGGAGAGCAATCTGACGGTCCAGATCGCTGCACTCCGGAAGCGGCTTCAAGTCGCACCCGGTGATGAAGAGTGGATCGCGACCTTCCCGAGGGTTGGTTATCGGTTCGCCGGGCCGCTTGTGGTCGAAGAATGCGAGACTGCGACAAACGATCGGCTTCCGGATTTTGAACCGGAAGTCTCAAATTCGCGCTGCGAGCGAGTAGCCATTAGGTCCCCCGAGCCCGTGTCCATGCATGGCGAGCCGGCTGTCGCCCGCCATACAACCGCGAGGACCGCCACGCGCTGGTGGCAACGGCGAGCGATCGTTGGAGCAATTCTTGTGCTTGTCCTTTTTGCGGTGGCCGGCGCCACGGGTTGGCTTCGCCCGTGGGCCCCGACTTTCGAGTCGCGCTTGCCCTTGCCCGACAAGCCGTCAATTGCCGTGCTTCCGTTCGCGAACCTGACCCGAGATCGGGCCGACGGATATTTCACCGACGGCATTGTTGACGACCTGATCACGGATTTGTCCCGGGTCTCAGGCTTGTTCGTAATCGCCCGCAATTCGGCGTTCGCCTACAGGGACAAACCAATAGAAATTCGGGACGTCGCGCAGGAACTCGGGGTGCGTTATGTCCTGCAAGGCAGCATTCAGCGGGCGGGCAGTCGGGTCCGCATCAATGTACACCTCGTGGATGCCACGACCGCTGGACAGTTGTGGGCAGAGCGATACGATGCTTCTCTCGGCAACATCTTTGCGTTGCAAGACGAGATAACCGGCGCCATCGTAGATGCCTTGGCACTGCGGCTGACTGACGCCGAACGGAATGCCCTTCATGAAGCGGAAACCAGCGTGCCCGACGCCTACGACGCATTCTTGAGGGGTTGGGAACACTACAGACGCACCACTCCCGAGGATTACGCGGCGGCAGTTCCTTACTTCGAGCATGCAATCGAGTTGGATCCCAGCTACGGGCGTGCATACGCCGCGCTGGCACTCGTATACGTACAGACAGCCAACGCGCTTTGGAGCTACAGACTGGGCATTCCGGTCCGCGAATCGCAAGCGCGCGCACAGCTCTATTTCCTGGAGGCGCAAAAGCGGCCAACGGCTCTGGCACATCAGGTGGCGGCCATGCTGCTGCAGATGGACTGGAAGCACGCTCCCGCGCTCGACGAGATCCAGAAAGCAATTGCGCTCGATCCGGGAGAACCTTGGAATTACGCGGTCATGTCGTGGATACTGACGTCCTCCGGTCGATCAAGGGAGGCTGTTGCCCACATCCGGACAGCTATGCGACTCGAGCCGCACTCTCCACCCTATTTTTTCTTCGTCCTTGGGTTGGCTCAGTTCAGCAACGGGGATTACGCGGAAGCCTCAACGTCTCTGGAGAAGGTCATTGGACTCAGCCCCGATGCGGAGTGCCTGCTACTGCTGGCGGCCGCTTATGCGCATCTCGGCCGCCTCGAGGACGCAGCGGCCGCGCTGTCGCGATTCAACGATAGCAGACTAAGGCGCGGTGACGTTGCAATCACGATCGCCTCTATGCCCAGCTTTGACTATTCGACGTTTGCGGATCGTGAGCGCCTAAAAGAGGGATTGGCGTTGGCCGGCGTGCCGAAGTCCCTCGAGAGTGAAGAACACGCCAAGAACCGGCTGTCAGCCGGTGCAGTGCGTGAACTGTTGCTAGGTCACCGATTGCACGGGCGTACCCTCGCGACTGGCGAGGAACACGCCGCGTCGATTACGGCAGACGGCACTGCCACATTATCCGGCGACTGGGGCTCGGTAACCAATGGCAAGGTCGAAATCGACGATGCTGCAGTTTGTTATGTCTGGTCAGGCGGCGTGAGATTTTGCGGGACCGTGGTCCACAATCCCGGAGGAACGAGAGCCGCGGAGAATGAACTGATATGGATAGACGCCCGCGGGGCGTTTGCGTTCTCACAGGTAGAATGA